The proteins below are encoded in one region of Labeo rohita strain BAU-BD-2019 chromosome 15, IGBB_LRoh.1.0, whole genome shotgun sequence:
- the sst1.2 gene encoding somatostatin 1.2: MRLCELQCYLALLGLSLVLCGRSASSQLEPDLDFRHRRLLQRARAIGQATQDWTKKDIEELLSMLSMPEMEMRENDLSTAGENEELRVELQRSAESSNQLPARERKAGCKNFYWKGFTSC, encoded by the exons ATGAGACTGTGTGAGCTGCAGTGTTATTTGGCCCTGTTGGGTCTGTCCCTTGTGCTATGCGGTCGCAGCGCTAGTTCACAGCTAGAACCGGACCTGGACTTCCGCCATCGCAGACTTCTGCAGAGAGCAAGAGCGATTGGACAGGCAACACAG GACTGGACTAAGAAAGACATTGAGGAGCTCCTTTCCATGCTTTCCATGCCTGAAATGGAGATGCGCGAGAACGACCTTTCAACAGCAGGCGAAAACGAGGAACTGCGTGTGGAGCTACAACGTTCAGCGGAAAGCTCGAATCAGCTACCCGCCCGGGAACGCAAAGCAGGATGCAAAAACTTCTACTGGAAGGGCTTCACTTCCTGCTGA